A window of Halobacillus naozhouensis genomic DNA:
GCGTTTGGGCATTATCGTAACCGTCGCTTTTATTATTACTCGTTTTCGCTTTTTTCGTGAACTGATCGACCAAAAGACACTTGATCGCCCTCAGCAATATATGGCGATCGTGTTCTTTGGATTGTTTGGGATCATCGGTACATACACAGGCATTACGTATAACGTTAATTCATTTGAGTATGGCAGCTGGGCCATCAACCTCGGCGAATCAGAAGCTCTTGCTAATTCCCGTGTAATTGGAATTGTTGCTGCCGGTTTGTTTGGCGGCTACCGGATTGGCGTGGGTGCGGGGTTGATAGCTGGTATCCATCGGTTTTCCCTTGGTGGATTCACAGGATTTGCATGTGGAATCTCCGCAGTGATAGCGGGTCTGATAGCCGGCTTTTTTCACAAAAAAAATCAGTCGCTTAAGTTGAAGACGGCGTTAATGATCGGGGCGCTTGCAGAGACAGTACAGATGGGGATTATTCTTACCATCTCAAAACCATATGCTCGTGCGTGGGAGCTGGTACAGGAGATTGGTTTACCGATGATTGTGGCAAACGGGGTCGGGTCGGCTCTGTTCTTGCTTATCATTCGGAATGTATTAAATGAGGAAGAGAAGGCCGGAGCGATTCAGGCTCAAAGAGCTCTTAAGCTGGCGGAATCCACCATTTCGCATTTGCGTAAAGGCTTGACGATAGTTTCCGCGCAAAAGGCCTGCCGGATTATATATAATGAAGTGGAAGTTCGGGCGATTTCGATGACGGACAATCATAAAATACTGGCCCATGTTGGACAGGCAGACGACCATCATCTTCCTGGAGGAATGATCCTGACGCGTGCAACTAGAGAGGTGATTCAAACAGGAGAGCTCGTTGTCGCTCGTCATGAAGATATCGACTGCAGTGATCCGAACTGCCCTCTCGGAGCTGCTGTTATCGCCCCACTCAATCGAAAAAATGAAGTCGTTGGGACGTTGAAGTTTTATGTCCAATCTGAAAAAGAAGTGTCGAACGTGCTGCTTGAATTGATTCAAGGTTTGAGTGCTTTGCTTGGTCAGCAGCTTGAGATCGCAGAAGCCGAGAAAGCACAGGACCTAGCCAGGGCAGCTGAAGTGAAGGCGCTCCAAGCTCAGGTAAATCCACACTTTCTTTTTAATTCATTAAATGTGATCGTTTCCCTTACACGCTCAGAGCCTGATCGAGCCAGGGCATTATTGATTGCTCTGTCCAAATTCTTCAGGCAAAACCTTGAATCAACGACAAGAACATGGACATCTCTGAAAAAAGAACTACAGCATGTGAAATCCTACTTAACTATCGAAGAGACACGATTCGTTGATAAATTACATGTGCAATATGAGGTGGAAGATAGGGCCCTGGATGTGAAAATAGCCCCTTTAACTCTGCAGCCCTTAGTTGAGAATTGTATCAAACACGGCATTAAGGATCAGGAAGAAAACTGTACAATTATCATTCAAATTAAATGTGTGAGAGAAGGCGTACATGTATCTGTCATCGATAATGGAGCCGGTATTATTCCGGAACGGTTGAAGGCGCTCGGAGATCAGGAAGTAAAGTCTGAAAAAGGAACTGGTTTAGGGTTATACAATGTCAATAAACGTCTTAAGCATATGCATGGAGAACAATCTGCCTTAAATATTACCAGTGAACCAGGCAAAGGTACGGAAATTTCCTTTTTCCTATTCGAAAAAAGAGAGGAGGATTCTGCATGGGGATGACGGTCATGGTGGTTGATGATGAACGATTCAGCCGGGAGGAGCTCATTTACTTGTTAGCAAAGCATCCTTCTATTGAAGTAATCGGGGAAGCCGACTCAGGTGAAGCGGCATTAATGAAAACGATCCAATTGCAGCCTGATGTCTTGTTTCTAGATGTGGAAATGCCGAAAATGGATGGTATGGAGGTAGCTCAATCAGTCCAGGGATTAAAGAAAGTTCCTGAGATTGTTTTTGCAACTGCTTATTCCAATTTTGCCGCTGAAGCCTTTCGCCATGAAGCCGTTGACTACCTGCTTAAACCATTTGATGAGGACCAGTTATCCGAGGCAGTCGAACGGCTGGAGAAGAAACTGATTGGAAGCAGTGATTTAGCAGTTAAAGCCCAGACGCCTGCGAAATTAGCTGTAGAGGAAGATGGTGAAATCAGTTACCTTGACCCCGGTGACATTTTATATGTGTTCCGGGAAGGACGACTAACAAAGGTCGTTGGAAAAAACAAGGTTCATGATACAAAATGGTCGTTAAAGGATATAGAAGAACGGCTGGAGCCTTTTTCATTTTTCCGAATTCACAAAAGCTATCTCGTTAACCTCGATTACGTTGACCGGCTTACACCCTGGTTTAATGGTGCCTATCAGCTGGAATTAAAAGGATATAAAGAAAGACTTTCGGTTAGCCGTAACTATGTTAAAGACTTGAGAAAACAACTAGAGTTGTGACTTTTAGTGTATGATAGACATAATTTTCAACATGTTATACAACATATGTAACATGTTAAACATAAACTGCTTCGATGAAAGCGGTTCCTTGCTATGATGGTGAAAACGATTACAAAACATAGTAGGGAGGAAACTCAACATGATTACATTTATTGTTAGTATTGCACTATTAATTATCGGATATTTTACGTATGGGAAATATGTTGAAAAGGTTTTTGGCCTGAATACAGAACGGCAAACTCCTGCATACACACACAGTGATGGCGTGGACTATTTGCCTATGTCTGATAAAAAGAACTCATTAATCCAGTTGTTGAACATTGCTGGGGTTGGGCCAATATTTGGGCCGATTTTGGGCGCTCTTTACGGGCCAGTGGCTTTTATTTGGATTGTCTTTGGAGCGATCTTTGCCGGTGCCGTTCACGATTATTTAACCGGAATGATCTCGATTCGGAACCGTGGTGCCCATTTGCCGGAACTTGCTGGTAAGTTTCTCGGCAAAGTGATGAAGCATGTGGTTAATGCTTTTTCTATTCTTCTACTCGTGTTGGTAGGTACGGTGTTTGTAACAGCACCGGCTGACCTGCTTCATAGTATGACGAGCAGCTGGTTGACAATGCCTGTTATTCTGCTAGCTATTTTCGCTTATTATTTGCTAGCAACCTTACTGCCGATTGATAAAATCATTGGACGACTCTATCCCATCTTTGGAGCTCTATTATTAATTAGTGCCATTGGGGTGGGAGGAGTGTTAATCTTCACTGGAGCACCGATTCCCGAACTCACATTTACGAATATGCATCCAGATAACGCACCAATCTTCCCGCTGTTATTCTTGACGATTTCGTGTGGGGCTTTATCCGGTTTCCATGCTACGCAAACACCGATTATTTCTCGTACGACTCAGCAGGAGAAGCAAGGACGTAAGATTTTCTACGGAATGATGATTACTGAAGGAATAATTGCAATGATTTGGGCTGCGGCAGCGATGAGTCTGTTCAATGGTCCAACAGGATTGAATGAAGTGCTTGCTAACGGTGGTCCGGCAGCTGTTGTGAGTGAGGTGTCTGTCGCGATGCTTGGGGCGATCGGCGGTACACTTGCCATTCTTGGTGTTATCGTGTTGCCAATCACTTCGGGTGATACAGCATTCCGCAGTGCGCGTATGATTATTGCTGACTACATTAAAGTTTCGCAAAAGAAAGTAATGAGCCGTGTATGGATCGCTGTACCAATGTTCGTGATTTCTTTCGCTCTAACAAAAATTGATTTCACGCTGCTATGGAGATATTTCTCATGGGCGAACCAGTCCACTGCAATGATTGCCTTGTGGGTTGGAGCTATGTATTTATTCTTAGCACGAAAAAATTACTGGATTGCAGCTATCCCGGCAACATTCATGACGATGGCAACGTTCACATATATCCTTAATGCACCAATAGGATTTGGATTATCACTAAATATCTCCTATATGGTTGCTGCGGTAATTACTGCTATCATTGTTACAGCTTTCTTTGTAGCTGCAAGACGTGGCCTGTCGCAAAACATACCACTCGAAGAAGAGTTGAAATCGGCTTAATCGGCCACAGAAGTCTCAGCCACCAGGCAAGTAAGCCTGGTGGTTTTTTATTTTAACCGTGGGAATATACTTGGTAGTGATAGGGTATGAGATAAATAGAAGAGAAGGGAATT
This region includes:
- a CDS encoding sensor histidine kinase — protein: MFELLLPMLERLGIIVTVAFIITRFRFFRELIDQKTLDRPQQYMAIVFFGLFGIIGTYTGITYNVNSFEYGSWAINLGESEALANSRVIGIVAAGLFGGYRIGVGAGLIAGIHRFSLGGFTGFACGISAVIAGLIAGFFHKKNQSLKLKTALMIGALAETVQMGIILTISKPYARAWELVQEIGLPMIVANGVGSALFLLIIRNVLNEEEKAGAIQAQRALKLAESTISHLRKGLTIVSAQKACRIIYNEVEVRAISMTDNHKILAHVGQADDHHLPGGMILTRATREVIQTGELVVARHEDIDCSDPNCPLGAAVIAPLNRKNEVVGTLKFYVQSEKEVSNVLLELIQGLSALLGQQLEIAEAEKAQDLARAAEVKALQAQVNPHFLFNSLNVIVSLTRSEPDRARALLIALSKFFRQNLESTTRTWTSLKKELQHVKSYLTIEETRFVDKLHVQYEVEDRALDVKIAPLTLQPLVENCIKHGIKDQEENCTIIIQIKCVREGVHVSVIDNGAGIIPERLKALGDQEVKSEKGTGLGLYNVNKRLKHMHGEQSALNITSEPGKGTEISFFLFEKREEDSAWG
- a CDS encoding carbon starvation CstA family protein; protein product: MITFIVSIALLIIGYFTYGKYVEKVFGLNTERQTPAYTHSDGVDYLPMSDKKNSLIQLLNIAGVGPIFGPILGALYGPVAFIWIVFGAIFAGAVHDYLTGMISIRNRGAHLPELAGKFLGKVMKHVVNAFSILLLVLVGTVFVTAPADLLHSMTSSWLTMPVILLAIFAYYLLATLLPIDKIIGRLYPIFGALLLISAIGVGGVLIFTGAPIPELTFTNMHPDNAPIFPLLFLTISCGALSGFHATQTPIISRTTQQEKQGRKIFYGMMITEGIIAMIWAAAAMSLFNGPTGLNEVLANGGPAAVVSEVSVAMLGAIGGTLAILGVIVLPITSGDTAFRSARMIIADYIKVSQKKVMSRVWIAVPMFVISFALTKIDFTLLWRYFSWANQSTAMIALWVGAMYLFLARKNYWIAAIPATFMTMATFTYILNAPIGFGLSLNISYMVAAVITAIIVTAFFVAARRGLSQNIPLEEELKSA
- a CDS encoding LytR/AlgR family response regulator transcription factor, producing the protein MGMTVMVVDDERFSREELIYLLAKHPSIEVIGEADSGEAALMKTIQLQPDVLFLDVEMPKMDGMEVAQSVQGLKKVPEIVFATAYSNFAAEAFRHEAVDYLLKPFDEDQLSEAVERLEKKLIGSSDLAVKAQTPAKLAVEEDGEISYLDPGDILYVFREGRLTKVVGKNKVHDTKWSLKDIEERLEPFSFFRIHKSYLVNLDYVDRLTPWFNGAYQLELKGYKERLSVSRNYVKDLRKQLEL